DNA sequence from the Paenibacillus physcomitrellae genome:
AAAGTCTCGTTCCGCTTGAACTGGGATTAATGGCTGGTGGTTTCCTGATTATCTCTTCGGCGCATGCGGTATGGACAGTCGCCTTGGCGGTATTCATGATTGGCTTGTCCGAAGGTGCGCTATTCCCGCTTTCTTTCATTAAAACGTCGGAAGTTGTGCCGAAAATGATTTTGACAACAGGGATCTCCTTGTTACTTGCCTGTGTCTACATTTGCCAGTTTCTAAGCCCGCTGTTCGTACAAGGAGTCGAAGCGCTGCTTCATTCGGATTCCACCCGCGACGTATTCACGGCTGTAGTCGTTGGATTGGCCGTGGTAGCCGTCGGGTTCCTGCTTTTTTCCCGAAACAAGAAAAGAGCAACAACCTCATACGTATCATAAAAACTATTAGGCGGTGCTAATTATGAGAAACATTGACAAAATTTATATTAACGGTGAATTTGTAACCCCTCGCGGAACGGAACGTCAGGAATTGGTGAACCCAACGACTAGAGAGGTTTTCGGATCTTTGGCGCTTGGTAACGAGGAAGATGCTAAGATTGCGATCGCGGCGGCGAAAGCGGCGTTTCCGGCTTTCTCGAAGACGTCGGTACAAGAAAGAGCAGATATGCTACAACGTTTGAACGATGCGATTTTGGCTAGAATTGACGAACTTGCTGAAGCTAACATCCTCGAATATGGTGCCCCTAGAATGCTTTCCGTTCCGCGCGTGCAATTGGCTGCGATGAATTTGATGATCAGTAAAGAGGCACTCAAAGAATTCGAATTCGTTCATTATATCGGGAAAGCCAAAGTCGTTTCCGAGCCAGTTGGCGTTATGGGGATCATCACGCCTTGGAACGCAACCTATTCGCAAATTACGGCTAAGCTGGGAGCCGCCATTGCTGCAGGATGCACCGTCGTTATTAAACCGAGCGAGATGAGCGGCTTGCAAACACAATTGCTGACTGAATGCTTCGATGCAGCTGGCATTCCAGCCGGAGTCATTAACGTCGTTAATGGACTTGGTGCAACAGTTGGAGCGGAGCTGACTAGCAATAAGGATATTGCGATGATCAACTTCACAGGCTCAACACGAGTCGGCAAAGAAATCCGCAGAGCTACGGTAGATTCGATGAAAAGAGTGACGTTGGAACTTGGCGGCAAATCGCCGTATATCGTGCTCGACGACGCAGATTTCTCCAAAGCGATTCCCGCGGCGGTAAAATCATGCTATTCGAATAACGGTCAGGCTTGCGTAGCCGGCACAAGATTGTTCGTTCCCGAACATCGCTTGGAAGAAGTGAAACAGCTGGCACGCGCAACGGTCGAATCGATGAAAGTTGGCTTGCCGACTGAAGCGGATACTGTGCTTGGACCGATTGTATCGGAGAAGCAATATAATCAAGTTCAACACTATATTAATGTCGGCATCCAAGAAGGAGCAGAACTCGTTATTGGTGGTGTCGGCCATCCAGAGGGACTTGAGCAAGGAAACTTCGTAAAACCGACGGTATTCGCTAGCGTTACGGAAGACATGACGATCGCAAATGAAGAAATTTTCGGACCTGTTCTTTCAATTCTGACGTTCAAAACTGTGGAAGAAGCCGTTGAAATGGCCAACAACACGGATTATGGCTTGGGTGCTTATATTAGCTCTGGTAACCTTGAGAAAGCGAACGAGCTTGCATCCTTGATTCAAGCTGGTTCGGTGCTCATTAACGGCGCGGGCTTCGAAATGAAAGCTCCATTCGGCGGCTTCAAGCATTCAGGTATCGGTCGTGAATATGGCGTACACGGCATGAAAGATTGCCTAGAGACAAAGACAATAACTGGATTTGACTTACCGATGTAATATCAATTAGCTAATTGGCACTTGCTATGATGATCCCCTTCAAGAATAAACTCAACCAAACTATCCTGTTACGATGGGGTTCGAGTGAGTCTTGGAGGGGATGTTTTTATGGCTAATGGCTTAAAAAGAAAGGTCGAGGCGAGATGAGATGTCAATTCGTAAGTTAAGAACAGGATAAGATTTGAGTTTTTATCATAAAGAAGAAGAACCTGACTCATAATAAAATGATTTTATACAACATACAAAATCGAAAGTTGGGAAGCCGCTTTAGACATTGCCATCTTAATCTTGCTGTTGTTAATCTTAATTGGCGTTTCAAACGTCGTACATCGGTTCGTTCCGGTTCTACCTGTGCCATTAATACAAATCGCAATCGGCCTCGTATTCTTCACTGTCTTTATCGTAGGTTATACCGTTAATTGGCTTATTCCATCAATTCCACTCGCCGTAGCATTCGGGTTGGCCGCTATCTTGTCGCCAACTGATACATTAGCGGTGACCTCATTATCTAGACGTATTAATTTACCAAACAGCCTAAAAAACGTACTTGAAGGGGAGGCGTTGATGAATGATGCTTCCAGTCTCGTCGCTTTTAAATATTCCATGGTAGCGATGGTAACTGGCTATTTCTCTTTGGCGCAAAGCAAGTGTGAGCTTTTTTGTCATTTCTATTGGTGGATTTTTAGTTGGCGCGGCTATCGCATTATTAATTACAGGTGTTCGGCAGATGCTTCGCCAGAGCGGGCTTGAGGATGAGACACTGCATATGTTGCTGCAAATCTTAACACCTTTTATTATTTATCTGATTGCCGAGCATCTAGGCGTATCAGGCATTCTCGCGGCAGTTGCAGGTGGACTTGTTCATGCAATAGAGAAAGAACGAATTGCCATATCGATGCCAGGCTTGAAAAGAGCTTCTGACCCCACGTGGTCCGTCCTTATGTTTTACTACTCTTCATTTCAAAGTTTTTTTACCATCGCAAGCGCTATAATTATTTACGGTGTTCTTCTTTTACTGAGATTTGTATGGTCGTTAGCATATTCCCTAGTAAGGAAATGGCTGGCTAAAGGGTTGCCTAGCTTTCGCACGCTCGCTTTGTCAACGATATCAGGGGCGGACAGTGCCGTTACTCTCGCTGGAGCATTTTCTACACAAGGAGAAGAAATCAAAGTTCGAATTCAAGCTCTAAACATTGAGCGCAATCATATTCTCGCCCGAATGGAAGTCGGAGCGATCACGAAAGAACAAGCTAATATTTATTATAGAATGCTCGACAATTTGGAACGCACGTTAACCACTCAAACGTCATTTGTTAAATGGCTAGTATTGATATGTAAGCAGTTGCTTCAGCAATTCAAAATGTTTTTGCACTAGGTATACAACGAAAAGACGAGAACTTTGTCCAACATAGAAGGGAGCCTCACTGGATTGCTGTGCAAGCCGAACGTGAAGCCGTTCAAACGTTATATGAAAAAGGGGAAATTAACCGCGAATATCGTCTTTTTTTACGAAGAATGATCCGTAATCGTGAATCGACACTGTACGAAATCGAGGAGTTAAGTTTACAATAAAGTTTAAGAGGTGGGGGATATATGAGTAAAAAACAAGACATTATGACGGCCACACTTGACTTAATTCACGAAGAGGGCCTGCAGTCTGTTACATTTTCCAAATTATTCAAGCGTGCGAATGTCGGATCAGGCACGATCTATAACTACTTCTCAAACAAAGAGGATTTAGTGAATGAGGTATACAGAGATTCGCGCTCAAAAATGGGGGAGTACCTTATACAAGGTTACGACGCGAATGCAAGCTTGTACGAACGATTTAAGTGCCTTCAGATGAATCGGTTGGAATTCGGCATGCATTTTCCGAAAAAATTTTTATTTATCGACAGTTATTCTTTTTCGCCATATATATCTCCTGAGCTGCGTAATCTGGATGATGAATATAATTCCAGTAAAATTGTTCAGGATTTGATCATTGATGGCCAAAGGAATGGGATAATCAAAGAGATGGATTCACATCTTTGCCACCAGTTGCTTCACGGTATCATTTCTTCGATTTTGAAAGGTTACTTTGTAAATAAATACCCTTTAAACGAATTGCAAATTCAACAAATAATCGAAGCATCATGGAAAGCAATATTGGTTTAATGAGGAGACTGTTGTGCGTATTCGTGCACATTCTTTTTCGACTTCAGTGGTAGTTATAAACTTTTCCATGAATGTTTTGAGTTATTTGGGATCAACCTATATTATCTTTTTCAATTGAGGAGTGAAAATCGTGACAAAAATTAATGCAAATGAATCGATTCTGACATTTATTAATGTATTTAAAGTAGAACCAGAAAACCAACAGCGTGTCGTCGAATTGCTGACTGAGGCAACAGATAGTTCTGTTAAATACGCTCCTGGATTTATTTCTTGTGCTTTACACAAAAGCACTGATGGAACTAAAGTAACGATGTACGCACAATGGAAAGATTTGGATCATTACCAAGCGATGCGTGACGATCCAAGGCCATTGCCATTCTTCAAAGAAGCTTTGACAATAGCAACATTCGATTCAGGCATGTATGAGGTTGTGAAAACGTTCGAATATACAGAAGCATAATAGTAACCTGTCTGAGTAGTAACGTATTCCGTTAATGCTCCACCATCAACAGCACTATCTTTTATTTTTTATCTGTAAAACACGTTAAAATTAGTTAAAGGTTTAGAAATTATATAGAAAGGAGGTAGATTAACTTCTTATGAGGAAATCGCTCGTTATTGTCGCTCATCCAAATCTAGACAACTAACATATGTACAAAATACGAGTTTTGTGAAAAAGTAGTACCGGATAAGAAAGGCCAAAGCTTCAAACTGGCCAAATTCGTACTTTTGCACCTTATTCTTATAACTCCAAATAACTCAGATAACTTCAAGCATTTATTCCTGGTTATAACCACTGTTTTGAACTTTTTAAATCTGTGCAATTCTTTTTAAATCTGTGCAATTATCGTTCATAATAATCACGCAATCCACACATCATTACATTATTAATAATCGAATAATTGTTTTGAATCCAATTGGCTTTGTTGATCTTATTAACAAACCCCTTGATTATTGCTTTGGAATCAGGTTGTTTGGTTCGATTCACAGCGACTTTCAATTTAGAACTGTTCCGTGAACTTTAAAGCGTTCTTCATCCTTGAATTTATTTTTTGCATTTTGATTTCTTGCATTCTTGCATTGTTGTAATCTGCTCCCACATTTAATGAAAACGTTTACTAAAACTGTTCCTATCAAATCCAGCCTGGCCCATTCCAATCACATTCAATCCATGATCCCTCAGAACCGAATTGCCGAATTGACCTGATGAAGCTTGCTCCCTACAACGGAACAACGGAAGCCTACCACCAGATCCTGGTGTTTCTGCTGCTCGTGATCCCCTGCTCTGTAACAGAATAAAAATCCGCCTCCTTTCCTGTCTCCCTGCGCTTTTGATCAGCACCAGCACTTGTATTGACAATGGCAATAACACCTTGTATTGAGAGACGCCTCCTCCTATTTAAGCCCTGGAACGGGCCAGCAAATACAGAAAATACGGCGCACCGATGATGGCGACGATGATCCCCGCCGGAATCTCTGAAGGCTGAAGAATCAATCGGCCCAGCATGTCGGCAACAATGACCATCAGTGAGCCCATAAACGCGGAAGCCGGAAGCAGCATTTGATGTTTGACGCCAACCAGCCTTCTTGCTGCATGGGGCCCGATCAGCCCAACGAATCCGATGCCTCCGCTGACCGCTACACAGGACCCGGCCAGGCCGACTGCGGCCGCCAGCAGTACGACTTGCTCTCTGGAGACCTTGGCTCCAAGGCCGGTCGCCGTCATTTCGCCCAGGTTAAGCACGTTCATCGTTCTCGCTTTATAGAAGACAAACGGAAGCAGGATTATAATAAACGGCAGCAAGGCCAGCACGAATTTCCAATTGGTGCCCCAGATGCTGCCTGCCATCCAGGTGGCGACAAATTGATATTGTTCTGGACTGATCCGCAGCGTGATGACGATCATTACTGGAGTAATCGGGGGAGATGATTCCGTTATTTACCTGTAAAAGCCTCCATTAAGCTCGCCGCTTTCCGAAGGCTCCTCTACCATTCTTATAAAAGCTTCGAAGGATAGATAACCAGACGTTATAACCTGGGACAGGCGGCTTTGCCCTGCTTATCCGTGCTAATTGATATTCGTACCAGCCCAATTCGAGCAGCGAAGACAACTGTTTGTCTACCCAACCCACGCCTGTCTGAATGGGTGAGATTTTAACCGTTTCATACCGTCCTTCATATATACGATTCGGTAGGTCGGGAACGAGAGCAAACGGCTTGGCCATGCCAACCATATCGACGTCTCCGCCGGAGATTGCTTCGGTCATTCCTGCTTCAGAGCGAAAACCGCCCGTAACGACTAAAGGAGTAGAGACTAGCTTTCTTGCTTTTTGAGCATATTCCAAAAAATAAGCCTCTCGTTCTTTTGTGCTTCTTTTCACATTGTTTCCCATCATCTTGGGGTTTTCATAGTTTCCGCCGGATATTTCGATTAAATCTACTCCCGCCTCGGCCATTTGCTTGAGAACGACCATAGATTCCTCTTCCGTAAAACCGCCTCTTTGGAAATCTGCTGAGTTTAGTTTGAGTCCAACAGGATAATGACCGCCTACCTGCTTTCGGATTTCGTAATATACTTCCAGCAGAAATTTCATCCGGTTAGCTAGGCTCCCGCCCCATTCATCGGTCCGCTGATTATGATGAGGGGATAAAAATTGATTGATCAGATAACCATGTGCACCATGGATTTGAACGCCTGTAAAACCGGCTTTTTTAGCGATCCTTGCCGCATTCCCGAAACGATTAATCAGATCTCGAATTTCTACTGCCGTTAGGGCTCGAGGAGGATTAAAATAATTGCCAACCCCGCCGGAGAGCGGGATTTCACTCGGAGCTACAGGCTCTCGGCTCAAATTTTTAGGAGACTGCTTGCCGGGATGATTTAACTGCATCCAGAGGTGAGTTCCATTTTGTGTTCCTGCTTTTGCCCACCTCATCAGCAGGTTCATATCGCGTTCGTCTTCAATGGCCACATTACCAGGTTCTCCAAGCGCCCGCCTGTCAATCATAACGTTCCCTGTCATGACAATCCCCGCACCTCCTTTAGCCCATGTTTCATATAACGTCATAAACCGAGGGTTAGGACTACCGCTTGCCGTCGCCAAAGTTTCACTGATAGCTGACTTAAACAAACGATTTTTGATGATGACTCCGTTTGGAAGTTCTAATGGATTAAATAAGATAGAATGTGCCACATTTGATCTCTCCTTCATTCATTTATGAGAACTGCTTAATCTTGTTCTGCTGGATCCGGAAGAAGAAAACCATATTCCATCATATGTCCTTCAATATGTTCTGTAAGTGTCTTTAGCAGTCCGATTGTGCTTGTAGCAGGATCCAGATAATAAAAGTTCATCGTTCCCCGGCGATTCATACTGACGATTTGGGCATTTTTCAAAATTTTCAGATGATGGGAGACCGCTGGACGGGATAGATTCGTTTGCAAAGTGATTTCATTAACCCGCATCCCTTCACAACCGGCATTCATTAATGCAATCATGATGGATTGTCTGGTTTCATCACCGATAGCGGTTAATACGTTTTGACACTGTTTGAATTTCAGCGCTAACTGCCGGGAACTTTCGTGACTATCGATAAGGCTCCCTCCTGTTCTTTGGTTTAATCTTTCGAACGACTAGATCATAGCATAAAGATTCCACGAAATAAGATTGGGAAAGAAATTCGAGACGATTGAAATAGCCGTGTTGTATTGACGAAAGAATGAGAAACGGATTACTTTATTAATCAATAAATAAACAAATGAAAAATGCGCCAAAATGAATCGGTAAATCCAAACAAGGGGTTGATTTCTATGAAGTTTAAACAGTCCACAATCCTCCCGATCCCGGCCCAGCAAATCAATCTCGACGAGTGGTTATTCCAGATGTCTGACAAAGATTATCAGGAATCGGCCAAAGGGCACCGTGCAATGGGAACCTTTAGCCAGAAGGGAAGACGAGGCATGATTAATGTGGAGTCCATTGGAGGTCATTTTCTTATTCAACACTATATGGAGGAACGAAGCAGCGCTTCGGAGGTTGTGATGTTCTCACCGGAAACGTGCCTGTATCTCACTCATATCCTTCCCCTGAAAATAGGAGTCCGCTGGACCATGAACGTTACCTCCGAAACGGACGGGAGCTCCCGTTTTACCTGTAACGTTGAACTCCTGCTTCCCCTATGGTTACGTGTAATAGGCACGTTTGCGGCTATGTCCCATTTTGTTCAGTCCCATACGGATGAAGAGACGCTTGGTTTCGCCCGCGACATTACAAGGAAATTCAAGTCAAACTTCAATGAGAGTACTTCAATCTAGGGAAACTAGATGGACAAGCTCCCTGCCGCATCCAGTTGGCTACGCATCACTTTGGCATCCTGGGCAGGAGGCCGGCCAAACAGCCGCCGATATTCGCGGTTGAATTGCGAGGGGCTTTCATAACCTACATGCAAGGCGGCCGCTCCGGCGTTCATCACTCCGTTAAGAAGCAGGCGTCTCGCCTCCTGAAGCCGCAAATGCTTCTGATACTGCAGCGGCCCCATTGTTGTCGCCGCTTTAAATTTGTGATGAAAACTGGATACACTCATGCTGCACATGTCAGCTAAATCTTCTATGGCAAACGCGGTGGACAAATTGTCCTTGATCCATCCGATCGCTTTGCCGATTCCCGTCCCTTCCTGATCCATAAGAGTCCGCTGGAAGAAGAGATGTCCGTGTTCTCCTGCCAGTAAAGTAAAGATCAGTTCCTTCTTCAGAAGATTCGCCAGATAAGCTACTAACGAATCAGGCTTGTCCAGCAGCTTCAGAAGCCGGGTCATGATCTCGATGATATCTGCATTTGACTTGCCGACAAAAGCTGCTGGACCTGGCTGAGCTTGCCTGTTTCCGAAATGCTTGTTGAATCCGGACTCAAGCATCACCGCCGTTATTTCTTCTATCGTAAAATCTACCTTCAACCCTAAATAAGGGGCCTCCGGAACCGCTCCTGTAATTTGCCCTGTTGCCGGGACATCAATAACAGAGGCAAGGAAATCACCGGCCTGATAGGACAGAATCTCCTTGCCTAAATGAACTGTCTTAGCGCCTTGCAGGATCAGGCAATATGAAGGGGTGATAACCCCAGACGCCAAGGCACTGGGGAGGCTGTGTTTATAAATCGAGAGGAAAGGAATATGCACTTTATTCTCTCCCTCTGCTTTGGCCAGCTTACCAGCCATAAGTCTTAAAGACACTAATTCCGGCGGTATGTCTTCTTTTCCTCTTTCCCTCATATTTATAGCCTTCCCTGTCGCATCACATTGATTTCCTTCGGATTGCTGCCTATGCATTTCCACTTCTCCCCCTACCTTAGTAAACTCTAACTCGCGTTCGTCCCTCTCTTGTTCCTTTATTCTAGCTGTAACCCCCAAGAAACTCAACAGGTCATCTGATCGTATTGTTGCAGGATTATGCAATTATTATGCAGGATAAGATCTAGTTCTTGGCTGGATAGTGCTTGATAATAAGTTATGGAAATACGAAGAGCAAACAGGAGGAATTTATCATGTTAACGAATCAGAAACCGATTGGATCAGGGTTCGGCGCAGCCTCAACTACATCTGATGTGATGTCCGGTATAGATCTTACTGGCAAAACAGCTATTGTCACGGGAGGTTACTCCGGTTTGGGACTGGAAACAGTGCGGGCATTTCAGGCTGGCGGTGCTAATGTGATTGTGCCCACCAGGAACAAAGAGTCGGCAGCACGTGCACTTAACGCACTTGATAACATCGAAATAGAATACATGGATCTGCTTGATCCCGCTTCGATTGACGCCTTTGCCGATAAATTCATGTCTTCCGGCCGCGCGCTCCACATCCTGGTGAACAGCGCAGGCATTATGGCCGTTCCCGAGCTTACACTGGATGATCGCGGCTTCGAAGCTCATTTTGCCACCAATCATTTGGGGCACTTTCAGCTGACCTCAGGGCTGCTTCCTGCTTTGCGTCAGGCAAACGGAGCGCGTGTCGTTTCCGTCTCGGCGCGGGCGCATCAATTGTCCCGAGTGGTGTTTGATGATATTCATTTCAAGCAGCGGGAATACCGTCCGATGCTGGGATATGCCCAGTCCAAGACGGCCAACATTCTGTTTGCCGCAGGACTCGACGCCCGTGAGAAACATAACGGAATACGCGCCTTCTCCCTGCATCCAGGCAGCATTATCACCAATCTGGGACGAAATTTCACACGGGAACAAATGCAATCCTTTGGTGTCCTCGATGAACAAGGTCATCCGGTTATTGATCCGGAGAAGCAATACAAAACCGTTGAACAAGGAGCCGCGACTCAAGTATGGTGCGCAACCAATCCCGAGCTGGTCGATTTGGGCGGGGTCTATTGTGAAAACGTTGAGGTAGCGCCTTTGATTTCACTTGACGGCGATAACGACACCGAAGACATCCAATCGACTCGGCTTCCAGGGGTAATGCCCTATGCGGTAGATCCAGAGGAAGCAGATCGTTTATGGGAGCTGAGCCAGCGGCTTGTGTTCGGCCGTTGATTAGGCATCAGGGTCTTAATCCAGTTGACCTGAGGTCGTTAAATAACTGATAAAATTTGATGCTTGTGGTGGATGTCGTGTTCCCTAAATTCGTGGATGATATAGAGCAAGGAATAGGGTGTGTTTGTGTGAGGGCAATATGCTAAGCCATTGGCCGGCACAGGTTTAGCCGCGACATCTGGCTCGGCAAGCAGCAAGTCAACCAATTGAAGGCGGGTTTGCTTAAATTCGTCCAGCAGACGGGTCTTAGAAACTCCGGAACGAGCATATTCATATGCTTGTTTATTAAATGAGTCGAAATCTGGGAACACCATGCCTTCTCCCTTCCGCACAGCCGGAATAACCTTGTGGATGAGATAATGATCCCAATTCTGAAGATGCGAAATGATATCCGCCGGGGATGCTTTTCCTTCCGCAATAGGACTGGACCACAGGTGATCATCCAAATCACGTAACGTATCCGTCCACTTTACAAATGTTTTATATTGAATTAGTGTTTCTTCCCCTAAAAGAATCATACGGGCCGCCTCCGGATTTAAAAATAGGTATTCCACAAACAAGAACTTATGTTCTGTTTTTAAATGATGTTCGTCAAGTACGCTACAAATTGGCCGAGAAAACAACCCAAACAGACCTCTTCGTGACTAAGAGGTCTGTTGTCTTTTTTCATGCTAAAGCTCCGTTACTTCTATGCTTTTTACTCTTATGACGAGGCCAAATTCATTTGAAAATACCGGTCCGCATTATAATAACAAATATCCTGGACCATCTGTCCAAGGAAAGGAAGATCTCTCGGCGCTTCGCCGTTCGCTGCCCAGCCCCCGATCAAATTGCACAGCACCCGGCGGAAATACTCGTGGCGCGTGTACGACAGGAACGATCTGGAATCCGTCAGCATGCCCACAAAACAGCTCAGCAGGCCGAGATTAGACAGTGACGTGAGCTGCTTGAGCATGCCGTCCTTCTGGTCGTTATACCACCAGCCAGAGCCGAATTGCACCTTCCCTTTGATGCCCTCTCCCTGGAAGGAGCCGACCATCGCGGCCAGCACATCGTTTTGCGAACTGTTCAGGTTGTACAGGATCGTCTTCGGCAGCTCATTCGTACGTTCCAAACCATCTAGCAGCTTGTATAAACGGTCTGCATAAGTGTTATCTCCGATCGTATCATAACCCGTATCCGGACCCAGCTCGTGAAACTTGCGCGAATTCGGATTGCGAATCGCTCCGATATGCAGCTGCATGGTCCAGCCAAGCTCTGCATATTTGCGTCCGAGCGCAAGGAATAATGCCGTC
Encoded proteins:
- a CDS encoding aldehyde dehydrogenase family protein gives rise to the protein MRNIDKIYINGEFVTPRGTERQELVNPTTREVFGSLALGNEEDAKIAIAAAKAAFPAFSKTSVQERADMLQRLNDAILARIDELAEANILEYGAPRMLSVPRVQLAAMNLMISKEALKEFEFVHYIGKAKVVSEPVGVMGIITPWNATYSQITAKLGAAIAAGCTVVIKPSEMSGLQTQLLTECFDAAGIPAGVINVVNGLGATVGAELTSNKDIAMINFTGSTRVGKEIRRATVDSMKRVTLELGGKSPYIVLDDADFSKAIPAAVKSCYSNNGQACVAGTRLFVPEHRLEEVKQLARATVESMKVGLPTEADTVLGPIVSEKQYNQVQHYINVGIQEGAELVIGGVGHPEGLEQGNFVKPTVFASVTEDMTIANEEIFGPVLSILTFKTVEEAVEMANNTDYGLGAYISSGNLEKANELASLIQAGSVLINGAGFEMKAPFGGFKHSGIGREYGVHGMKDCLETKTITGFDLPM
- a CDS encoding cation:proton antiporter, whose product is MLILIGVSNVVHRFVPVLPVPLIQIAIGLVFFTVFIVGYTVNWLIPSIPLAVAFGLAAILSPTDTLAVTSLSRRINLPNSLKNVLEGEALMNDASSLVAFKYSMVAMVTGYFSLAQSKCELFCHFYWWIFSWRGYRIINYRCSADASPERA
- a CDS encoding cation:proton antiporter translates to MSFFVISIGGFLVGAAIALLITGVRQMLRQSGLEDETLHMLLQILTPFIIYLIAEHLGVSGILAAVAGGLVHAIEKERIAISMPGLKRASDPTWSVLMFYYSSFQSFFTIASAIIIYGVLLLLRFVWSLAYSLVRKWLAKGLPSFRTLALSTISGADSAVTLAGAFSTQGEEIKVRIQALNIERNHILARMEVGAITKEQANIYYRMLDNLERTLTTQTSFVKWLVLICKQLLQQFKMFLH
- a CDS encoding TetR/AcrR family transcriptional regulator is translated as MSKKQDIMTATLDLIHEEGLQSVTFSKLFKRANVGSGTIYNYFSNKEDLVNEVYRDSRSKMGEYLIQGYDANASLYERFKCLQMNRLEFGMHFPKKFLFIDSYSFSPYISPELRNLDDEYNSSKIVQDLIIDGQRNGIIKEMDSHLCHQLLHGIISSILKGYFVNKYPLNELQIQQIIEASWKAILV
- a CDS encoding antibiotic biosynthesis monooxygenase family protein → MTKINANESILTFINVFKVEPENQQRVVELLTEATDSSVKYAPGFISCALHKSTDGTKVTMYAQWKDLDHYQAMRDDPRPLPFFKEALTIATFDSGMYEVVKTFEYTEA
- a CDS encoding NADH:flavin oxidoreductase/NADH oxidase family protein, which codes for MAHSILFNPLELPNGVIIKNRLFKSAISETLATASGSPNPRFMTLYETWAKGGAGIVMTGNVMIDRRALGEPGNVAIEDERDMNLLMRWAKAGTQNGTHLWMQLNHPGKQSPKNLSREPVAPSEIPLSGGVGNYFNPPRALTAVEIRDLINRFGNAARIAKKAGFTGVQIHGAHGYLINQFLSPHHNQRTDEWGGSLANRMKFLLEVYYEIRKQVGGHYPVGLKLNSADFQRGGFTEEESMVVLKQMAEAGVDLIEISGGNYENPKMMGNNVKRSTKEREAYFLEYAQKARKLVSTPLVVTGGFRSEAGMTEAISGGDVDMVGMAKPFALVPDLPNRIYEGRYETVKISPIQTGVGWVDKQLSSLLELGWYEYQLARISRAKPPVPGYNVWLSILRSFYKNGRGAFGKRRA
- a CDS encoding ArsR/SmtB family transcription factor, coding for MDSHESSRQLALKFKQCQNVLTAIGDETRQSIMIALMNAGCEGMRVNEITLQTNLSRPAVSHHLKILKNAQIVSMNRRGTMNFYYLDPATSTIGLLKTLTEHIEGHMMEYGFLLPDPAEQD
- a CDS encoding AraC family transcriptional regulator; its protein translation is MAGKLAKAEGENKVHIPFLSIYKHSLPSALASGVITPSYCLILQGAKTVHLGKEILSYQAGDFLASVIDVPATGQITGAVPEAPYLGLKVDFTIEEITAVMLESGFNKHFGNRQAQPGPAAFVGKSNADIIEIMTRLLKLLDKPDSLVAYLANLLKKELIFTLLAGEHGHLFFQRTLMDQEGTGIGKAIGWIKDNLSTAFAIEDLADMCSMSVSSFHHKFKAATTMGPLQYQKHLRLQEARRLLLNGVMNAGAAALHVGYESPSQFNREYRRLFGRPPAQDAKVMRSQLDAAGSLSI
- a CDS encoding SDR family NAD(P)-dependent oxidoreductase gives rise to the protein MLTNQKPIGSGFGAASTTSDVMSGIDLTGKTAIVTGGYSGLGLETVRAFQAGGANVIVPTRNKESAARALNALDNIEIEYMDLLDPASIDAFADKFMSSGRALHILVNSAGIMAVPELTLDDRGFEAHFATNHLGHFQLTSGLLPALRQANGARVVSVSARAHQLSRVVFDDIHFKQREYRPMLGYAQSKTANILFAAGLDAREKHNGIRAFSLHPGSIITNLGRNFTREQMQSFGVLDEQGHPVIDPEKQYKTVEQGAATQVWCATNPELVDLGGVYCENVEVAPLISLDGDNDTEDIQSTRLPGVMPYAVDPEEADRLWELSQRLVFGR
- a CDS encoding DinB family protein — protein: MILLGEETLIQYKTFVKWTDTLRDLDDHLWSSPIAEGKASPADIISHLQNWDHYLIHKVIPAVRKGEGMVFPDFDSFNKQAYEYARSGVSKTRLLDEFKQTRLQLVDLLLAEPDVAAKPVPANGLAYCPHTNTPYSLLYIIHEFREHDIHHKHQILSVI